From one Phocaeicola salanitronis DSM 18170 genomic stretch:
- a CDS encoding DUF3089 domain-containing protein, whose amino-acid sequence MNTQSPLRFIKQLIYLACILLPLASCEKDASAPASDTIDYSDNWCWFENKQDAAGKDVDLFYVVPTCIWDYTDSLGQTRHHMDIFDAEQRALTDPSIQLAKSVLADSCNFFSPYYRQISMDSWLTLDTALIEERFKLAYQDVADAFHYYMEHDNQGKPFILAGHSQGAKAVIELLKREITPDISRKLIATYAIGYTVTPEELASYPILRPAQDSIDTGVLVGFNSVTRPDAVSPLFRDNVVCINPVNWRTDATPAPSYQGFTVSLDTTIHTLIVTGIDEDLYFIPSVEALLPKGNLHVQEFNLYKEDLRKNVWQRIRAYRKSH is encoded by the coding sequence ATGAATACCCAATCACCCTTACGCTTTATCAAGCAACTGATATACCTCGCTTGCATACTCCTCCCTCTCGCTTCCTGCGAGAAAGACGCATCCGCCCCCGCAAGCGATACCATAGACTATTCGGACAACTGGTGCTGGTTCGAGAATAAGCAAGACGCTGCGGGGAAAGACGTAGACTTGTTTTACGTAGTCCCGACCTGCATTTGGGACTATACCGACTCATTGGGGCAGACCCGGCATCACATGGACATCTTCGATGCGGAACAACGTGCCTTGACAGATCCTTCCATCCAATTGGCTAAAAGCGTATTGGCGGACAGTTGCAATTTCTTCTCTCCCTATTACCGCCAGATTTCGATGGACAGTTGGCTGACCTTGGACACGGCACTCATCGAAGAACGGTTCAAGTTGGCTTATCAGGACGTGGCGGATGCCTTTCATTATTATATGGAACACGACAACCAAGGAAAACCGTTCATCCTTGCCGGACACAGCCAAGGAGCCAAGGCGGTTATCGAACTTCTGAAACGGGAAATCACACCTGACATCAGCCGGAAGCTCATCGCCACCTATGCCATCGGCTATACCGTGACACCGGAAGAGCTGGCAAGCTATCCCATCCTGCGCCCCGCGCAAGACTCCATAGATACCGGTGTGCTCGTAGGCTTCAACAGCGTGACACGCCCCGATGCCGTATCGCCTTTGTTCCGGGACAATGTGGTGTGCATCAATCCCGTCAACTGGCGCACCGATGCGACACCTGCCCCTTCTTACCAAGGCTTTACCGTATCGCTCGACACTACCATCCATACACTTATCGTAACGGGGATAGACGAAGACCTGTACTTTATTCCCAGCGTAGAAGCCCTGCTTCCTAAAGGCAACCTGCACGTGCAGGAATTCAACCTTTACAAGGAAGACTTACGGAAGAACGTATGGCAACGCATACGGGCATACCGGAAGTCACACTAA
- a CDS encoding virulence RhuM family protein — MNKNQGEIILYQPDETIKLEVRLEDETVWLSINEMSQLFDRDISVIGKHIRNIFKEGELIKESVWAKFAYTASDGKVYQIDYYNLDVIISVGYRVKSKRGTQFRQWANKVLKEYLLNGYSINRRLLDLEHTVAEHSKKIDFFVRTSLPPVEGIFYNGQLFDAYKFATDLIRSAKESLLLIDNYVDKSVLLMLSKRNERVKATIYTRKINAQLQLDLDKHNNQYPPIQIHVYKESHDRFLIIDGMKVYHIGASLKDLGKKMFAFSKLNIPASTITNLL, encoded by the coding sequence ATGAATAAGAATCAAGGAGAAATCATCTTATACCAACCCGATGAAACCATCAAGTTGGAAGTACGGTTAGAGGACGAAACGGTATGGCTTTCAATAAATGAAATGTCACAACTATTCGACCGTGATATAAGTGTAATAGGCAAACATATACGTAATATCTTCAAAGAAGGAGAATTAATTAAAGAATCAGTTTGGGCAAAATTTGCCTATACTGCTTCTGACGGTAAAGTATATCAAATAGATTACTACAATCTTGATGTCATCATCTCAGTCGGTTATCGAGTAAAAAGCAAACGAGGAACCCAATTCCGCCAATGGGCGAATAAAGTACTAAAAGAATATCTGCTAAACGGTTATTCCATCAACCGGCGATTATTGGATTTAGAACATACAGTGGCAGAGCACTCCAAAAAGATTGACTTCTTTGTCCGCACTTCCCTGCCTCCCGTAGAAGGCATCTTCTATAACGGACAATTATTTGATGCTTATAAATTCGCCACCGATTTAATCCGATCCGCCAAGGAATCGCTTTTACTAATAGACAATTACGTGGATAAATCGGTATTGTTAATGTTAAGCAAACGGAATGAAAGAGTAAAAGCAACAATCTATACAAGAAAAATAAACGCACAACTCCAACTCGACCTTGATAAGCACAACAATCAATATCCACCTATACAAATTCATGTATATAAAGAAAGCCATGACCGTTTCTTGATTATAGATGGTATGAAAGTATACCATATCGGAGCTTCATTAAAAGATTTAGGCAAGAAAATGTTCGCTTTCTCTAAACTGAATATTCCAGCCTCCACGATTACAAACTTATTATAA
- the dusB gene encoding tRNA dihydrouridine synthase DusB — protein sequence MKIRTIDLGERPVVLAPMEDVTDPAFRLLCKEFGADMVYTEFVSSDALIRSVDKTMMKLNISAAERPVAIQIYGKDTETMVEAARIVEQARPDILDLNFGCPVKRVAGKGAGAGMLQNIPKMLEITRAVVNAVQIPVTVKTRLGWDENHKVIVELAEQLQDCGIEALTIHGRTRSQMYTGEADWTLIGEVKNNPRMRIPIIGNGDITTPQRAKECFDRYGVDSIMIGRASFGRPWIFKEVKHYLETGEELPPLSFRWKLDVLRREIQDSINLLNERRGILHVRRHLAASPLFKGIPNFRDTRIAMLRAETQEELYAILDRIGTILEEQANLQPLNHHE from the coding sequence ATGAAGATACGTACAATCGACTTAGGAGAAAGACCCGTGGTGCTGGCCCCCATGGAAGACGTGACCGACCCTGCGTTCCGCCTGCTTTGCAAGGAATTCGGAGCCGATATGGTCTATACCGAATTCGTATCGAGCGACGCCCTGATACGCTCGGTAGACAAGACGATGATGAAACTCAACATCAGTGCCGCCGAACGTCCCGTTGCCATCCAAATCTACGGGAAAGATACCGAAACCATGGTAGAAGCGGCGCGTATCGTAGAACAGGCCCGCCCCGACATTCTCGACCTGAACTTCGGATGCCCGGTAAAGCGGGTGGCAGGCAAGGGAGCAGGAGCAGGCATGCTTCAGAATATCCCCAAGATGCTGGAAATCACCCGTGCCGTGGTGAATGCGGTACAGATTCCGGTCACGGTAAAAACCCGTCTGGGATGGGACGAGAACCATAAAGTCATCGTAGAACTTGCCGAGCAATTGCAGGATTGCGGCATCGAGGCACTGACCATCCACGGGCGCACCCGTTCGCAAATGTACACCGGTGAAGCCGACTGGACCTTGATAGGCGAAGTGAAAAACAACCCGCGGATGCGCATCCCCATTATCGGAAACGGAGACATCACCACGCCCCAGCGCGCCAAGGAATGTTTCGACCGCTATGGAGTAGACTCCATCATGATAGGCCGCGCCAGTTTCGGACGGCCGTGGATATTCAAGGAAGTAAAACATTACCTGGAAACGGGCGAAGAGCTTCCTCCCCTCTCTTTCCGGTGGAAACTGGACGTATTGCGCCGGGAGATACAGGACAGCATCAACTTGCTCAACGAGCGCCGGGGCATCCTTCACGTGAGGCGCCACTTAGCGGCTTCTCCTTTATTCAAAGGCATCCCCAATTTCCGCGACACCCGCATCGCCATGCTCCGTGCCGAAACGCAAGAAGAGCTTTACGCGATACTGGACCGCATCGGAACGATATTGGAAGAACAAGCGAACCTTCAACCACTCAATCATCATGAATAA
- a CDS encoding peptidase U32 family protein, producing MDYSIKDFEIMAPVGSRESLAAAIHAGADSVYFGIESLNMRARSASTFTIDDLREIARLCDENGVKSYLTVNTIIYDEDLELMRKIIDAAKQAGISAVIACDVAVMAYCNQIGQEVHLSTQLNISNVEALKFYARFADVVVLARELNLKQVRKIYDAIREEHIMGPMGNPVRIEMFCHGALCMAVSGKCYLSLNELNASANRGACMQVCRRAYIVKDKESDIELEVDNQYIMSPKDLKTIRFMDEMIEAGVRVFKIEGRARGAEYVKTVVECYKEAIRSYLDGTFTEEKKDAWDERLKTVFNRGFWNGYYLGQRLGEWSRNYGSEATERKVYAGRGIKYFSNIGVAEFLIEASEIKVGDKLLITGPTTGAMFVTLEEARVDLKPVDVVPKGVHVSFKVPGRIRPSDKLYRMVPSDELKKK from the coding sequence ATGGATTATTCGATAAAAGACTTCGAGATTATGGCGCCTGTAGGCTCGCGCGAGTCGCTGGCTGCCGCCATCCATGCCGGGGCGGACTCTGTCTATTTCGGCATTGAGAGCCTGAACATGCGGGCGCGTTCGGCAAGTACGTTTACCATTGATGACTTGCGCGAGATAGCCCGTCTGTGCGACGAGAATGGGGTAAAGAGTTACCTTACGGTGAATACCATCATTTACGATGAGGATTTGGAACTGATGCGCAAGATTATCGATGCGGCAAAGCAGGCAGGCATCAGTGCGGTGATTGCATGTGATGTGGCGGTGATGGCGTATTGCAATCAAATCGGGCAGGAGGTGCATCTTTCCACTCAGTTGAACATCAGTAACGTGGAGGCTTTGAAGTTTTACGCCCGTTTTGCCGATGTGGTGGTGTTGGCGCGCGAGCTGAACCTGAAGCAGGTGCGCAAGATATACGATGCCATCCGCGAAGAACATATCATGGGACCGATGGGGAATCCCGTCCGCATCGAGATGTTCTGCCACGGAGCGTTGTGCATGGCGGTATCGGGCAAGTGTTACCTTAGCCTGAACGAACTGAACGCTTCTGCCAACCGCGGTGCCTGCATGCAGGTGTGCCGCCGGGCTTATATTGTGAAAGACAAGGAGAGTGACATCGAGCTGGAAGTGGATAACCAGTACATCATGTCGCCCAAAGACCTGAAGACCATCCGCTTTATGGATGAGATGATAGAGGCGGGCGTACGGGTGTTCAAGATAGAAGGCCGTGCCCGCGGGGCGGAATATGTGAAGACGGTGGTAGAGTGTTACAAAGAAGCCATCCGCTCGTACCTGGACGGCACGTTCACCGAAGAAAAGAAAGACGCGTGGGACGAACGCCTGAAGACGGTGTTCAACCGTGGATTCTGGAACGGGTATTATTTGGGGCAACGCTTGGGAGAGTGGAGCCGCAACTATGGCTCGGAAGCTACGGAACGCAAAGTCTATGCCGGGCGCGGCATCAAGTATTTCTCGAACATCGGTGTGGCGGAGTTCCTGATAGAGGCTTCCGAAATCAAGGTAGGCGACAAGCTGCTGATTACCGGACCTACTACGGGGGCAATGTTCGTTACGCTTGAAGAAGCGCGTGTCGACCTCAAGCCGGTGGACGTAGTGCCCAAGGGCGTACACGTATCCTTTAAGGTGCCCGGACGCATCCGTCCCAGCGACAAGCTCTACCGCATGGTTCCGTCTGATGAGTTGAAGAAGAAATAA
- the pckA gene encoding phosphoenolpyruvate carboxykinase (ATP) produces MANLDLSKYGITDVKEILHNPSYEVLFAEETKDSLEGYEKGQVTELGAVNVMTGIYTGRSPKDKFFVYNEASKDTVWWTSDEYKNDNKPCSEEAWADLKAKAVKQLSGKRLFVMDTFCGANPATRLKVRFIMEVAWQAHFVKNMFIRPTEEELANYGEPDFVSFNAAKAKVDNYKELGLNSETATVFNLKTNEQVILNTWYGGEMKKGIFSIMNYLNPLRGIASMHCSANTNMEGTDTAIFFGLSGTGKTTLSTDPKRLLIGDDEHGWDDEGVFNYEGGCYAKVINLDKESEPDIYNAIKRDALLENVTVDAAGKIDFADKSVTENTRVSYPIYHINNIVKPVSKGPHAHQVIFLSADAFGVLPPVSILSAEQAKYYFLSGFTAKLAGTERGITEPTPTFSACFGAAFLSLHPTKYAEELVKKMEKVGAKAYLVNTGWNGTGKRISIRDTRGIIDAILDGSIDKAPTKTIPYFDFVVPTELPGVDPKILDPRDTYAEAAQWEEKAKDLAGRFIKNFAKFEGNEAGKALVAAGPKL; encoded by the coding sequence ATGGCAAATTTAGATTTAAGCAAGTACGGTATTACCGACGTGAAGGAAATTCTCCACAACCCTTCTTATGAAGTATTGTTCGCTGAAGAGACTAAAGACAGTCTTGAAGGTTATGAAAAAGGTCAGGTAACTGAACTGGGTGCTGTAAACGTAATGACCGGTATCTATACAGGTCGTTCACCTAAAGACAAATTCTTCGTATACAATGAAGCCAGCAAAGACACTGTATGGTGGACTTCTGATGAATATAAAAACGATAACAAACCTTGCTCGGAAGAAGCTTGGGCAGACCTGAAGGCTAAAGCCGTTAAGCAGTTGAGCGGCAAGCGTCTGTTCGTTATGGATACTTTCTGCGGTGCTAACCCTGCTACTCGCCTGAAAGTTCGTTTCATCATGGAAGTAGCTTGGCAGGCTCACTTCGTAAAGAACATGTTCATCCGTCCGACAGAAGAAGAACTGGCTAACTACGGTGAACCTGACTTCGTATCATTCAACGCTGCCAAGGCTAAAGTTGACAACTACAAAGAACTGGGCCTGAACTCAGAAACAGCTACTGTATTCAACTTGAAGACCAACGAACAAGTTATCCTGAACACTTGGTACGGCGGTGAAATGAAGAAGGGTATCTTCTCAATCATGAACTACCTGAACCCGTTGCGCGGCATCGCTTCTATGCACTGCTCGGCTAACACCAACATGGAAGGTACTGACACTGCTATCTTCTTCGGTTTGTCTGGTACAGGTAAGACTACCTTGTCTACCGACCCGAAACGTCTGTTGATCGGTGACGACGAACACGGATGGGATGACGAAGGCGTATTCAACTACGAAGGCGGTTGCTACGCTAAGGTTATCAACTTGGACAAAGAATCAGAGCCGGATATCTACAACGCTATCAAACGTGACGCTTTGTTGGAAAACGTTACAGTTGACGCAGCTGGTAAGATTGACTTCGCTGATAAGAGCGTAACAGAAAACACTCGTGTTTCTTATCCTATCTACCACATCAACAACATCGTGAAACCGGTATCTAAAGGTCCTCACGCTCATCAAGTAATCTTCTTGTCTGCTGATGCATTCGGCGTATTGCCTCCTGTATCTATCCTGAGCGCAGAACAAGCTAAATATTACTTCTTGTCTGGATTTACCGCTAAATTGGCTGGTACAGAACGTGGTATCACTGAACCGACTCCGACATTCTCAGCTTGCTTCGGTGCCGCTTTCTTGAGCTTGCATCCGACTAAATATGCAGAAGAGCTGGTTAAGAAGATGGAAAAAGTGGGTGCTAAGGCTTACTTGGTAAACACTGGTTGGAACGGTACTGGCAAGCGTATCTCTATCCGCGATACTCGTGGTATCATCGACGCTATCCTGGACGGTTCTATCGACAAGGCTCCGACGAAGACTATCCCGTACTTCGACTTCGTAGTTCCGACAGAATTGCCGGGCGTAGATCCGAAGATCCTCGATCCTCGCGACACTTACGCTGAAGCTGCTCAGTGGGAAGAAAAAGCTAAAGACTTGGCTGGCCGCTTCATCAAGAACTTCGCTAAGTTCGAAGGAAACGAAGCTGGTAAGGCTTTGGTTGCTGCAGGTCCGAAATTGTAA
- the upp gene encoding uracil phosphoribosyltransferase, whose product MKITDFSTQHTILNQFLSELRDVTIQQDSLRFRRNIERIGEIMAYEISRDLPYVEKAIRTPLAEATENVPAVRPVIATILRAGLPLHRGFINYFDHAENAFVSAYRKYFDEDHFDIHIEYIASPKLDGKTLILTDTMLATGASMEYAYEALLTKGTPAHIHIASVIASRQAVEHIRQVFPQEKTSLWCGTIDPELNAHSYIVPGLGDAGDLCYGEKE is encoded by the coding sequence ATGAAAATAACAGACTTTAGCACCCAACACACCATCTTGAACCAGTTCCTTTCTGAACTGCGCGATGTAACCATACAGCAAGACAGCTTGCGATTCCGGCGGAACATCGAACGCATCGGGGAAATCATGGCATACGAAATCAGCCGCGACCTGCCTTATGTAGAGAAAGCAATCCGCACGCCGCTTGCCGAAGCCACGGAAAATGTACCTGCCGTGCGTCCGGTGATAGCTACTATCCTGCGTGCGGGCTTGCCGCTCCACAGGGGCTTCATCAACTATTTCGACCATGCCGAAAACGCTTTCGTATCGGCTTACCGGAAGTATTTCGATGAAGACCATTTTGATATCCATATCGAATACATCGCCTCGCCCAAGCTGGACGGGAAAACGCTGATTCTTACCGACACGATGCTCGCTACGGGCGCCTCGATGGAATATGCTTACGAAGCGCTGCTGACGAAAGGCACGCCTGCCCATATCCACATCGCTTCGGTCATAGCCAGCCGCCAGGCTGTAGAGCATATCCGGCAAGTATTCCCGCAAGAAAAAACCAGCCTATGGTGCGGGACGATTGACCCCGAACTGAATGCGCATTCGTATATCGTGCCCGGGCTGGGTGATGCCGGAGACTTGTGTTACGGAGAGAAAGAATGA